A DNA window from Paenibacillus segetis contains the following coding sequences:
- a CDS encoding sensor histidine kinase, protein MDFQADAIDRVIKNAVGVMENSKLQILEILETARNELKSLNTELQQVMKETAETVEKVDQLEVNYRRSRIRLTEVSRDFVRYKEEDIKQAYEKATQLQLDLLIYREKEMYLKARRDDLQKRARNVDKSVERAETIGTQMGVVLEYLSGELGQVTRILESAKNRQLIGLKIILAQEEERKRISREIHDGPAQLLANLVLRTEIVERMLIKQEFKLVQDEIIDLKSQVRSSLEEMRKVIFNLRPMALDDLGLIPTLRKYVHDFEEKTKIRATFETRGKEFRFSSPMEAAVFRLIQEALNNAAKHACPTFVGVEITYQTKMVKIMVQDNGLGFKVDQLEQKTKEHSHFGLIGMRERVELLDGRMEIESTANMGTKIIIHIPTNTDKREE, encoded by the coding sequence GTGGATTTTCAAGCAGATGCAATAGATCGTGTCATAAAGAATGCTGTTGGAGTAATGGAGAACAGCAAACTGCAAATACTCGAAATTCTGGAAACAGCACGTAATGAGTTGAAATCACTCAATACTGAGCTTCAGCAGGTTATGAAGGAAACTGCGGAGACTGTAGAGAAGGTGGATCAACTCGAAGTGAATTATCGGCGTTCCCGCATCCGGCTGACAGAAGTCAGCCGGGATTTCGTGCGGTATAAGGAAGAGGATATCAAGCAGGCCTATGAGAAAGCGACCCAGTTGCAGCTCGACCTGCTTATTTATCGTGAGAAGGAAATGTACTTAAAGGCGCGTCGTGATGATCTGCAGAAGAGAGCACGAAATGTCGACAAGTCTGTCGAACGAGCCGAGACGATCGGTACGCAAATGGGAGTTGTGCTAGAATACTTATCTGGTGAGCTTGGACAGGTCACACGTATTTTAGAATCGGCCAAAAACCGGCAACTCATCGGTCTGAAAATTATCCTGGCACAGGAAGAAGAACGTAAGCGGATTTCGAGGGAGATTCACGATGGTCCTGCCCAATTGCTTGCAAATCTAGTGCTTAGGACGGAAATTGTAGAAAGAATGCTTATAAAGCAGGAATTTAAGCTAGTGCAAGACGAAATAATAGATTTGAAGAGTCAGGTCCGCTCAAGCCTAGAGGAAATGAGAAAAGTTATTTTTAATTTGCGGCCTATGGCGTTAGACGATTTGGGACTTATTCCAACACTGCGCAAATACGTGCATGATTTTGAAGAGAAGACGAAAATTAGAGCTACCTTCGAAACACGGGGCAAAGAATTTAGATTTTCCTCTCCAATGGAGGCGGCAGTGTTTCGGCTAATACAAGAAGCACTTAACAATGCTGCCAAACATGCTTGCCCAACCTTTGTTGGTGTAGAGATCACTTATCAGACAAAAATGGTGAAGATCATGGTCCAAGATAATGGTCTTGGTTTCAAAGTGGACCAACTTGAGCAGAAGACGAAGGAACATTCCCACTTTGGATTGATCGGAATGCGGGAAAGAGTGGAGCTGCTGGACGGTAGAATGGAAATCGAATCAACAGCGAATATGGGTACCAAAATCATCATCCACATCCCAACAAATACAGATAAGAGAGAGGAGTAA
- a CDS encoding response regulator transcription factor has product MDNLVLGNRRTIKVLLADDHQLFREGLKRILNMEEDIEVVGECSDGSQVMEGCQLYLPEIVLMDINMPILNGVDATAQLRETLPEIKVIILSIHDDESYVFETLRKGATGYLLKDMEAESLINAIRTVAEGNGFIHPKVTGKLIQQLRRMEYLSETGAIAEANVNRGEAGVKFVAGDNNPLTRREAEVLRLMAEGRSNKMIGEHLFISEKTVKNHVSSILQKMDVDDRTQAVINAIKFGWVTL; this is encoded by the coding sequence ATGGATAATCTTGTGTTAGGTAATAGACGAACAATTAAAGTTCTCTTAGCTGACGATCACCAACTGTTTCGTGAAGGACTTAAACGAATTTTGAATATGGAAGAAGATATTGAAGTAGTGGGGGAGTGCTCTGATGGCTCTCAGGTAATGGAAGGCTGCCAGTTATACCTACCAGAGATCGTCCTGATGGACATTAATATGCCAATCCTGAATGGGGTTGACGCAACGGCTCAACTACGTGAGACGCTCCCTGAGATCAAGGTTATTATTCTATCGATTCATGATGATGAAAGTTATGTTTTTGAGACGTTACGTAAAGGTGCAACGGGTTACCTATTGAAGGATATGGAGGCCGAATCGCTAATTAATGCGATCCGTACAGTTGCAGAGGGCAATGGCTTCATCCATCCGAAAGTAACGGGTAAGTTAATTCAGCAACTCCGTCGTATGGAGTATTTGAGTGAGACGGGTGCCATTGCGGAGGCGAATGTGAACCGGGGTGAAGCTGGCGTCAAATTCGTGGCAGGGGATAATAATCCGCTGACGCGTCGTGAAGCTGAAGTGCTTCGTCTGATGGCAGAAGGTCGTAGTAATAAGATGATCGGCGAGCATTTGTTCATTAGTGAGAAGACGGTTAAGAATCATGTTAGTAGTATTCTGCAAAAGATGGACGTGGATGATCGGACCCAAGCGGTTATTAACGCCATTAAATTTGGTTGGGTCACTTTATAA